From one Streptomyces sp. R41 genomic stretch:
- a CDS encoding sugar kinase: MNTPWLPLTGPVVCIGETMAALAPDPPRPLQDAESLRLSVAGAESNVAMYLADHGIPVAWLSALGDDALGLRVRTAVADAGVDVSHVRIDPHRPTGLLVKNPLTAGTRVHYYRSNSAASALGPELLEQEPVRTASVLHFTGITPALSSSCRRLVTRALAAPAGERPYAISFDVNHRAALWPAGTAPAMLRELADRADIVFVGLDEAQDLWGAKLTATSIRELLPNPRILVVKDGARAASALTEEGIRTVPALRTTVVEPVGAGDAFAAGFLAGLVRGLTMTQALRLGHVTAVSALKVTGDHGTLPGTEEMERLLQIPAREWEVLDADQL, encoded by the coding sequence ATGAACACCCCCTGGCTTCCCCTCACCGGACCGGTCGTGTGCATCGGCGAGACGATGGCAGCCCTGGCCCCCGACCCGCCCCGGCCGTTGCAGGACGCCGAGTCTCTGCGCCTGTCGGTTGCCGGAGCCGAGTCGAACGTCGCGATGTACCTGGCGGACCACGGCATCCCCGTCGCCTGGCTCTCGGCCCTCGGGGATGACGCACTGGGGCTCCGTGTCCGGACTGCCGTCGCAGACGCGGGAGTTGACGTCTCGCACGTGCGTATCGACCCCCACCGCCCCACGGGCCTTCTCGTGAAGAACCCGCTGACAGCCGGTACCCGTGTCCACTACTACCGGAGCAATTCGGCAGCCTCCGCCCTCGGTCCCGAACTCCTGGAACAGGAACCGGTGCGCACGGCCTCCGTACTTCACTTCACCGGCATCACACCGGCACTCTCCTCGTCCTGCCGGCGCCTGGTCACGCGTGCCCTGGCCGCTCCCGCCGGCGAGCGGCCGTATGCGATCAGCTTCGACGTCAATCACCGCGCCGCGTTGTGGCCGGCCGGCACGGCTCCGGCCATGCTGCGTGAGCTGGCGGACCGGGCGGACATCGTCTTCGTCGGTCTCGATGAGGCGCAGGACCTGTGGGGCGCGAAACTGACGGCCACGAGCATCCGTGAGCTGCTCCCGAATCCCAGGATCCTGGTCGTCAAGGACGGGGCCCGCGCCGCGTCCGCTCTCACCGAGGAGGGCATCCGGACGGTGCCGGCACTGCGGACGACGGTCGTGGAGCCCGTCGGCGCCGGTGACGCTTTCGCGGCCGGCTTTCTCGCGGGCCTGGTACGAGGACTGACCATGACGCAAGCCCTCCGGCTGGGTCACGTCACCGCCGTGTCCGCTCTCAAAGTGACGGGAGACCACGGCACCTTGCCCGGGACCGAAGAGATGGAACGGCTCCTCCAGATCCCGGCGCGGGAGTGGGAAGTGCTGGATGCCGACCAGCTCTGA
- a CDS encoding BTAD domain-containing putative transcriptional regulator produces MRMDFGVLGPVLAWDETGEAVSLKGPMHRAVLARLIVARRHVVPVSRLVEDLWEEPPADAVGTIRTFVAGLRRSLEPDRPPRAPARLLVTEGPGYALRAAHDDVDAWRFEKAVGSGAGLRPADLVSRLTDALGTWRGPAYVDFADEQWVRAERSRLTELRLHAVERRAEAQIALGAAAEAVPDLDAHVAEHPWREDAWHLLALALYRSGRQADALSVVRRARQMLRDHLGVDPGPRLRRLETDVLQQADHLDPGPGGTADQVWAQAAAAYESAVASRARTRLESTAGLMRDLAVTGGGGLEAARRHRVAAVAAAEQLGDPELTARVIGIYDVPAIWTRSDDPVQAEWLVGAAERTLRLLPAANHGAVYGRLLATIAVESRGTLPTEPAATGAGAHAFQAARQAEQIARRLNNPSLLAFALNGLFMQTFHRAGLAARRDAIGAEVVSLSSHNNLVTYEVLGHLIRLQSRCALADFSGADRHAEAANTLSERHELPLVSVFTTWYRALRASMTQPLRAAESAYEEAAGCLDGSGMPGLQRGLLPLARLSLYVRHSRPALIGRMDGQTDWGPYEPWVRPVLLVSQGHDDDARHALRDIASPPRDLLFEALWCLLAQAAIRVGDHTMMQRAYTQLQPASSELAGAGSGLITLGPVSEQLDALASALARP; encoded by the coding sequence ATGCGCATGGACTTCGGGGTCCTGGGGCCCGTCCTGGCCTGGGACGAGACCGGAGAAGCCGTCTCCCTCAAGGGACCGATGCACCGCGCGGTGCTGGCCCGTCTCATCGTGGCCCGCCGCCACGTCGTACCGGTCTCGCGGCTGGTGGAGGATCTGTGGGAGGAGCCGCCCGCGGACGCGGTCGGCACGATCCGGACTTTCGTCGCCGGCCTGCGCCGCTCCCTCGAACCCGACCGGCCACCTCGGGCCCCGGCCCGGCTTCTGGTCACCGAAGGCCCCGGCTACGCGCTCCGGGCAGCACACGACGATGTCGATGCCTGGCGGTTCGAGAAGGCCGTGGGTTCCGGGGCCGGTCTTCGTCCCGCGGACCTCGTGTCCCGGCTCACCGACGCGCTGGGCACGTGGCGGGGGCCGGCCTACGTCGATTTCGCGGACGAGCAGTGGGTCCGCGCAGAACGCTCCCGCCTGACCGAACTGCGCCTCCATGCCGTCGAGCGCCGTGCCGAAGCGCAGATCGCCCTGGGCGCGGCCGCCGAGGCCGTACCGGATCTGGATGCCCATGTTGCCGAGCATCCGTGGCGCGAGGACGCCTGGCACCTTCTCGCACTAGCCCTGTATCGGTCCGGACGGCAGGCGGACGCGCTGTCCGTGGTCCGTCGCGCGCGGCAGATGCTCAGAGATCACCTGGGAGTGGATCCCGGCCCGAGGCTGCGCCGTCTGGAAACGGACGTGCTGCAGCAAGCCGATCACCTGGACCCCGGGCCCGGCGGAACGGCGGACCAGGTCTGGGCTCAGGCGGCAGCCGCCTACGAGAGCGCCGTCGCCTCCCGTGCCCGGACGCGGCTGGAGTCCACCGCCGGCCTGATGCGCGACCTGGCGGTGACGGGAGGGGGCGGACTGGAGGCCGCCCGGCGCCACCGGGTGGCGGCCGTGGCCGCGGCGGAGCAGCTGGGCGACCCCGAACTCACGGCCCGGGTGATCGGCATCTACGACGTGCCCGCGATCTGGACCCGGTCGGACGACCCGGTGCAGGCCGAGTGGTTGGTGGGCGCGGCGGAACGGACCTTGCGGCTCCTGCCGGCCGCTAACCACGGGGCGGTATATGGGCGGCTGCTCGCCACCATCGCCGTGGAGTCCCGCGGAACTCTCCCCACCGAACCAGCGGCTACGGGGGCAGGTGCGCACGCATTTCAGGCCGCCCGGCAGGCGGAGCAGATCGCACGGCGCCTCAACAACCCGTCGCTGCTGGCCTTCGCCCTGAACGGCCTCTTCATGCAGACGTTTCACCGGGCCGGTCTGGCTGCCCGACGCGATGCGATCGGCGCCGAAGTGGTGTCCCTGTCATCGCACAACAACCTCGTCACGTACGAGGTACTGGGCCACCTGATTCGCCTGCAGTCACGATGCGCGCTCGCCGACTTCTCCGGAGCCGACCGGCACGCGGAGGCTGCGAACACGCTGTCCGAACGACACGAACTACCGCTCGTGTCCGTCTTCACCACGTGGTACCGAGCATTGCGCGCCTCCATGACGCAGCCCCTGCGGGCGGCCGAGTCCGCGTACGAGGAGGCTGCCGGCTGCTTGGACGGGTCCGGTATGCCGGGGCTGCAACGCGGCCTGCTGCCCCTGGCCCGGCTGAGTCTCTACGTCCGCCACAGCCGGCCGGCACTCATCGGCCGGATGGACGGGCAGACCGATTGGGGCCCCTACGAACCCTGGGTGCGTCCCGTCCTGCTCGTATCCCAAGGACATGACGACGATGCCCGCCACGCTCTGCGGGACATCGCCTCCCCACCGCGCGATCTGTTGTTCGAGGCACTCTGGTGTCTTCTCGCGCAGGCGGCGATCCGTGTGGGCGACCACACGATGATGCAGCGTGCGTATACACAACTGCAGCCCGCTTCCTCCGAACTCGCCGGAGCCGGAAGCGGCCTGATCACCCTCGGCCCGGTGTCCGAACAGCTGGACGCTCTGGCCTCGGCACTCGCCCGTCCATAG